One genomic segment of Rhinopithecus roxellana isolate Shanxi Qingling chromosome 6, ASM756505v1, whole genome shotgun sequence includes these proteins:
- the SAMD9L gene encoding sterile alpha motif domain-containing protein 9-like, translated as MSKQVSIPEIIKDWTKEHVKKWVTDDLKINEQYGQILLREEVTGLVLQELTEKDLIEMGLPRGPALLIKRSYNKLNSKSPESDNHDPGQLDHSKPSKREHQKNPKQTKKEEENSMSSNVDYDPREVRDIKERESILVKENVLEEIANAKDKKNGELKPEQLTCMPYPFDKFHDSHRYIEHYTLQPETGALNLIDPIHEFKALTNTETATEVDIKMKFSNEVFRFASACMNSRTNGTIHFGVKDKPHGEIVGVKITSKDAFIDHFNLMIKKYFEESEINEAKKCIREPRFVEVLLQNNMPSDRFVIEVDIISKHSICKDKYFYIHMQICKDKVWKQNQNPSLFVREGASSRDILANSKQRDVDFKAFLQNLKSLVASRKEAEEEYGMKAMKKESEGLKLVKLLIGNRDSLDNSYYDWYILVTNKCHQNQIKHFDFLKEIKWFAVLEFDPESVINGVVKAYKESRVANLHFPNQYEDKTTNMREKISALNLYQQPSWIFCNGRSDLNSETYKPLEPHLWQKERASEVRKLILFLTDENIMTRGKFLVVFLLLSSVESPGDPLIETFWAFYQALKGMENMLCISVNSNIYQRWKDLLQTRMKMEDELTNHSISTLNIELVNSTILKLKSVTQSSRRFLPARGSSSVILEKKKEDVLTALEILCENECGETDIEKDESKFLEFKKSKEEHFYRGGKVSWWNFYFSSENHSSDFVKRDSYEKLKDLIQCWAESPKPIFAKIINLYHHPGCGGTTLAMHVLWDLKKNFRCAVLKNKTTGFAEIGEQVINLVTYKAKSHEDYIPVLLLVDDFEEQENVCFLQNAIHSVLAEKDLRYEKTLVIILNCMRSRNPDESAKLADSIALNYQLSSKEQRAFGAKLKEIEKQHKNCENFYSFMIMKSNFDETYIENVVRNILKGQDVDSKEAQLISFLALLNSYVTDSTISVSQCEIFLGIIYTNTPWEPESLEDKMGTYSTLLIKTEVAEYGRYTGVRVIHPLIALYCLKELERSYHLDKCQIALNILEENLFYDSGIGRDKFQHDVQTLLLTRQRKEYGDETDTLFSPLMEALQNKDIEKVLSVGSRRFPQNAFICQALARHFYIKEKDFNTALDWALQAKMKAPKNSYISDTLGQVYKSEIKWWLDGNKNCRSITVNDLTHLLEAAEKASRAFKESQRQTDSKNYETEQWSPQKSQRRYDMYNTACFLGEIEVGLYTIQILQLTPFFHKENELSKKTMVEFLSGKWTIPPDPRNEYYLALSKFTSHLQNLQSDLKRCFDFFIDYMVLLKMRYTQKEIVEITLSKKVSRCFRKYTELFCHLDPCLLQSKESQLLQEENCRKKLEALRADRFAGLLEYLNPNFKDAATTMEIIVNEYAFLLKQNPNRHMTNEKQNSILANIILNCLKPSSKFIQPLTTLKKQLREVLRFVGPSHQYPGPYFLACLLFWPENQELDQDSKLIEKYVSSLNRSFRGQYKRMCRSKQASTLFYLGQRKGLNSIVHKAEIEQYFDKAQNTNSLWHSGDVWKEKELKHLLCRLSGQAEGKLISIEYGTEEKIKIPVISVYSGPLRSGRNIERVSFYLGFSIEGPLAYDIEVA; from the coding sequence ATGAGTAAACAAGTATCTATACCTGAAATTATTAAAGACTGGACCAAAGAGCATGTGAAAAAATGGGTAACTGACGACCTTAAGATTAATGAGCAATATGGACAAATTCTGCTCAGAGAAGAAGTGACAGGATTAGTCCTGCAGGAATTAACTGAGAAGGACCTTATAGAAATGGGGCTACCACGGGGTCCAGCACTTTTGATAAAACGTTCATATAACAAATTGAATAGTAAGTCCCCTGAAAGTGACAATCATGATCCTGGACAATTAGATCATTCAAAACCATCCAAAAGAGAAcaccaaaaaaatccaaaacagaccaaaaaggaagaagaaaattcaaTGTCATCCAATGTTGATTATGATCCCAGAGAGGTCAGAGATATCAAAGAACGAGAATCAATTCTtgtgaaagaaaatgtgttagaAGAAATAGCAAATGCTAAAGACAAGAAAAATGGTGAGCTAAAACCTGAACAATTGACTTGTATGCCATATCCTTTTGATAAGTTCCATGACAGCCATCGCTATATAGAACATTATACTCTACAACCTGAAACAGGAGCACTCAATCTCATTGATCCAATACATGAGTTCAAAGCTCTCACAAACACAGAAACAGCCACAGAAGTGGACATTAAGATGAAATTCAGCAATGAAGTCTTCCGATTTGCATCAGCTTGTATGAATTCACGCACCAATGGCACCATCCATTTTGGAGTCAAGGACAAACCCCATGGAGAAATTGTTGGTGTGAAAATCACCAGTAAGGATGCCTTCATTGACCACTTCAATCTAATGATCaaaaagtattttgaagaaaGTGAGATCAATGAAGCCAAGAAGTGTATTCGGGAGCCAAGGTTTGTGGAAGTCCTTCTGCAGAACAATATGCCATCTGACAGATTTGTCATTGAAGTCGATATTATTTCAAAACACTCTATATGTAAAGATAAGTATTTCTACATTCACATGCAAATTTGTAAAGATAAAGTatggaaacaaaaccaaaatcctTCACTGTTTGTAAGAGAAGGGGCTAGCTCTAGGGATATCCTGGCCAATTCCAAGCAACGGGATGTagatttcaaagcatttttacaaaatttaaagtCACTGGTGGCATCCAGaaaagaggctgaagaagagtATGGAATGAAGGCAATGAAGAAGGAGAGTGAAGGACTAAAGCTGGTTAAACTTCTCATAGGAAACCGAGACTCACTGGATAATTCATACTATGACTGGTACATTCTTGTAACAAATAAATGCCATCAGAACCAAATAAAGCACTTcgattttttaaaggaaattaaatggTTTGCTGTGTTGGAGTTTGATCCTGAATCTGTGATCAATGGAGTGGTCAAAGCTTACAAAGAAAGCCGAGTGGCAAACCTTCACTTTCCAAATCAGTATGAAGACAAGACAACTAACATGAGGGAGAAGATTTCTGCTCTTAATCTTTACCAACAGCCCAGCTGGATTTTCTGCAATGGCAGATCAGACCTGAACAGTGAGACATATAAACCTCTAGAACCACATTTATGGCAGAAAGAAAGAGCTTCAGAAGTCAGgaaactaattttatttctcacagatgAAAATATAATGACAAGAGGAAAATTTTTGGTAGTGTTTCTATTACTCTCTTCAGTGGAAAGCCCAGGAGATCCACTCATTGAAACTTTCTGGGCTTTCTATCAAGCTCTCAAAGGAATGGAAAATATGTTGTGTATCTCTGTAAATTCAAATATTTACCAACGATGGAAAGATCTACTACAAACAAGAATGAAGATGGAAGATGAATTAACAAACCACAGTATTTCCACATTAAATATAGAACTGGTAAACAGCACTATCCTTAAACTAAAATCGGTGACTCAGTCATCAAGAAGGTTTTTGCCCGCCCGTGGATCTTCTTCAGTTatcctagagaaaaagaaagaggatgtCTTGACTGCACTAGAAATCCTCTGTGAAAATGAGTGTGGAGAAACAGACATCGAGAAAGATGAATCTAAATTCCTGGAGTTtaagaaatcaaaagaagaacACTTTTATCGAGGTGGCAAAGTATCCTGGTGgaacttctatttttcttctgaaaaccaTTCTTCAGATTTTGTTAAAAGGGACAGTTATGAAAAGCTTAAAGATTTAATACAGTGCTGGGCAGAGTCTCCTAAACCAATATTTGCAAAAATCATCAATCTTTATCATCATCCAGGCTGTGGGGGTACCACACTGGCTATGCATGTTCTCTGGGActtaaagaaaaacttcagatgtgctgtgttaaaaaacaaaacaactggtTTTGCAGAAATTGGAGAGCAAGTGATCAATCTGGTCACCTATAAGGCAAAGAGCCATGAGGATTACATTCCTGTGCTCCTCCTTGTGGATGATTTTGAAGAACAAGAAAATGTCTGCTTTCTACAAAATGCCATCCATTCCGTTTTAGCAGAGAAGGATTTGCGATATGAAAAAACATTGGTAATCATCTTAAACTGCATGAGATCCCGGAATCCAGATGAAAGTGCAAAATTGGCAGACAGTATTGCACTAAATTACCAACTTTCTTCCAAGGAACAAAGAGCTTTTGGGGccaaactgaaggaaattgaaaagcaGCACAAGAACTGTGAAAACTTTTATTCCTTCATGATCATGAAAAGCAATTTTGATGAAACATATATAGAAAATGTAGTCAGGAATATCCTAAAAGGACAGGATGTTGACAGCAAGGAAGCACAACTCATTTCCTTCTTGGCTTTACTCAACTCTTATGTCACTGATTCTACAATTTCAGTTTCACAGTGTGAAATATTTTTGGGAATCATATACACTAATACACCCTGGGAACCTGAAAGTTTAGAAGACAAGATGGGAACTTATTCTACACTTCTAATAAAAACAGAAGTTGCAGAATATGGGAGATACACAGGTGTGCGTGTCATTCACCCCCTGATTGCCCTATACTGTCtaaaagaactggaaagaagctatcacTTGGATAAATGTCAAATTGCATTGAATATATTAGAAGAGAATTTATTCTATGATTCTGGAATAGGAAGAGACAAATTTCAACATGACGTTCAAACTCTTCTGCTTACAAGACAGCGCAAGGAGTATGGAGATGAAACAGACACTTTGTTTTCCCCATTAATGGAAGCTTTACAGAATAAAGACATTGAAAAGGTCTTGAGTGTAGGAAGCAGACGATTCCCACAAAATGCATTCATTTGTCAAGCCTTAGCAAGACATTTCTACATTAAAGAGAAGGACTTTAACACGGCTCTGGACTGGGCACTTCAGGCCAAAATGAAAGCACCTAAAAATTCCTATATTTCAGATACCCTTGGTCAAGTCTACAAAAGTGAAATCAAATGGTGGTTGGATGGGAACAAAAACTGTAGGAGCATTACTGTTAATGACCTAACACATCTCCTAGAAGCTGCCGAAAAAGCCTCAAGAGCTTTCAAAGAATCCCAAAGGCAAACTGATAGTAAAAACTATGAAACCGAGCAATGGTCACCACAGAAGTCCCAGAGACGATATGACATGTACAATACAGCTTGTTTCTTGGGTGAAATAGAAGTTGGTCTTTACACTATCCAGATTCTTCAGCTCACCCCctttttccacaaagaaaatgaattatccAAAAAAACTATGGTGGAATTTTTATCAGGAAAATGGACCATTCCTCCTGATCCCAGAAACGAATATTATTTGGCTCTTAGCAAGTTCACATCCCACCTACAAAATTTACAATCAGATCTGAAAAGGTGCTTTGACTTTTTTATTGATTATATGGTTCTTCTGAAAATGAGGTATACCCAAAAAGAAATCGTGGAAATCACATTAAGCAAGAAAGTCAGTCGTTgtttcaggaaatacacagaacttTTCTGTCATTTGGATCCATGTCTACTACAAAGTAAAGAGAGTCAATTACTCCAGGAGGAGAATTGCAGGAAAAAGCTAGAAGCTCTGAGAGCAGATAGGTTTGCTGGACTCTTGGAATATCTTAATCCAAACTTCAAAGATGCTGCAACTACCATGGAAATTATAGTGAATGAATATGCCTTCCTACTGAAGCAAAACCCAAATAGGCACATgacaaatgagaaacaaaattcCATTTTGGCCAACATTATTCTCAATTGTCTAAAGCCCAGCTCCAAATTCATTCAACCACTTACCACGCTAAAAAAGCAACTCCGAGAGGTCTTGCGATTTGTAGGACCAAGTCATCAATATCCAGGCCCTTATTTCTTGGCCTGCCTCCTGTTCTGGCCAGAAAATCAAGAGCTAGATCAAGATTCCAAACTAATAGAAAAGTATGTTTCATCCTTAAATAGATCCTTCAGGGGACAGTACAAGCGCATGTGCAGGTCCAAGCAGGCAAGCACACTTTTCTATCTGGGCCAAAGGAAGGGTCTCAACAGTATTGTTCACAAGGCCGAAATAGAGCAGTACTTTGATAAAGCACAAAATACAAATTCCCTCTGGCACAGTGGGGATGTGTGGAAAGAAAAGGAACTCAAACACCTCCTGTGTCGTCTAAGTGGTCAGGCTGAAGGCAAGCTGATCTCTATAGAATACGGaacagaggaaaaaattaaaataccagtAATATCTGTTTATTCAGGTCCACTCAGAAGTGGTAGGAACATAGAAAGAGTGTCTTTCTACCTAGGATTTTCCATTGAAGGCCCTCTGGCATATGATATAGAAGTAGCTTAA